DNA from Campylobacter sp. RM5004:
GTATCTAGCCTTGATTATTTACTAGCAAATGATAGTGGGATTATGCATTTAGGGGCAAGTTATAATGTAAATGTATTAGCGTTTTTTGGACCTACTAATATTTACCAAACTTATCCATATTGTAAAAACGGAAAATTATTTTCATTAAAACTACCTTGTTCTCCTTGTGCAAAAAGAGTTTGTCCGCTTAAACATCATAAATGTATGAAAGATTTAATCCCAGAAATAGTCTTAAAAGAATTAAGATAAATCAAGTCCTAATTATAAAAAAAGTAGTAATATATTCTTAAAGGAGATATTATGAAGTTCAATACAATTTATGAGATTAAAGACTGGCAAGGCAATGCAAATGAGCTAAAAATCACACCTATTTATGATGATGAAACAAACAAAGAAATACAAATAATTTTACCAAAAGATAAGATTATGAAAGAACATAGTGCAAATGGCGTTATCGTTGTTCAGGTTTTAAAAGGTGAGATTGATTTTAGTGTAGAATCTAAGGTAATAAATCTAAAAGAATTAATGAGTATAAAATTAGCAAGTGGTATAAAACATAGCTTATTAGCTAAGCAAGATAGCATAATTAGATTAAGTCTTGCAAAAAGTGATAGTTTTGCAAGAGTTAAGAATGTAGAGATTATTTAAG
Protein-coding regions in this window:
- a CDS encoding cupin domain-containing protein, which translates into the protein MKFNTIYEIKDWQGNANELKITPIYDDETNKEIQIILPKDKIMKEHSANGVIVVQVLKGEIDFSVESKVINLKELMSIKLASGIKHSLLAKQDSIIRLSLAKSDSFARVKNVEII